One region of Etheostoma spectabile isolate EspeVRDwgs_2016 chromosome 21, UIUC_Espe_1.0, whole genome shotgun sequence genomic DNA includes:
- the sema4gb gene encoding semaphorin-4G, whose translation MGDQRAVQPPRPLLLLLMLLARLSQLWALPFSPSLDLDVTPRTTVFYKGVLGRASFIGSSQNYSTLLLEEGAGLLYVGGRGALHALNTSNISTTANLTIDWDASPEQKKQCLNKGRNNQTECYNHIRFLQRFNETHLYVCGTNAFKPLCAYIDAERFRFSSGFEEGRDRCPYDPAKGYTGLLVDGEMFTASQYEFRSSPDVRRNFPFPTLRTEEAPTRWLLEADFVGSVLLKESINSSIGDDDKIYFFFTERSQEQIAYPSQTKVSRVARVCKNDWGGQRTLQRKWTSFLKARLVCSVPEYELHLNILRSVFVLEGRDAQSSIFYGIFGFEWKNIKASAICQYAFSDVQKAFEGPYMEVQDSKWREYTGKVPEPRPGSCITDVHRSQGINSSRDLPDNVLTFARRHPLMAGQVHPIGVRPLMFKRSVNYVKIVVHKETALDGNIYTVLFLGTDDGWLHRAVDIDGEMHIIEELQLFEKPQPIESMVISSALRSIYVGYHSGVVQVPMSACQRYTSCYDCVFARDPFCGWDGRACVEISSRAPRSNLTQDILKGIRAAREFRKVVHRRRSVMSGDDVLLQCELRSNLATPRWTLNGKELQGYGLNSGYRIGTDGLLIIGARAQQSGSYRCFAMENSVSVLVYLYTVRVHTDAYFPVETTATTNPTTVFSPTVLPTSSPTEQPLPSPPAPLPPGAEFQTYRHMEAVYISLVAVLGGLCLVLTVVLLYVSFCTRRVSQNRKFSQQGLQVLGGSERKRSSHLELRTISSHCNGRQGRRSISMTTFGDIGDGFLQIVPGEGQFSPCKTPPPAPPLPMPPPLPNTDYTNGLSATLPSVLRKMNGNSYVLLRQADHEGMSPLYHSFTEELNRILEQRKHTQLDLQPDESSI comes from the exons GTGTGTTGGGCAGAGCCAGTTTCATTGGCTCTTCCCAGAACTACAGCACCCTCCTGCTGGAGGAGGGGGCCGGGCTGCTGTACGTGGGAGGCAGAGGGGCCCTGCATGCACTCAACACCTCCAACATCTCCACAACTGCAAACCTCACA ATTGATTGGGATGCTTCTCCTGAACAGAAGAAGCAATGTCTCAACAAAGGGAGAAACAATCAG ACAGAGTGCTACAATCACATCCGCTTTCTGCAGCGATTCAATGAGACTCACCTATACGTCTGTGGAACAAATGCCTTCAAACCTCTTTGTGCTTACATA GATGCAGAGCGGTTCAGATTCTCCTCCGGCTTTGAGGAGGGCAGAGACAGGTGTCCATATGACCCAGCAAAGGGATACACTGGCCTCCTCGTAG ACGGTGAGATGTTCACGGCCTCTCAGTACGAGTTTCGCAGCTCTCCAGACGTGCGCAGAAACTTCCCCTTCCCCACGCTCAGGACAGAGGAGGCCCCCACCCGGTGGCTCCTGG AGGCAGATTTCGTGGGCTCCGTGCTGCTGAAGGAGAGCATCAACAGCTCTATCGGTGACGACGACAAGATTTACTTTTTCTTCACGGAGCGAAGCCAGGAGCAGATTGCCTACCCGAGCCAGACCAAGGTGTCCAGGGTTGCCCGAGTCTGCAAG AATGACTGGGGCGGCCAGAGGACCCTGCAGAGGAAGTGGACCTCCTTCCTCAAGGCCAGACTGGTGTGTTCAGTCCCAGAGTATGAGCTGCACCTCAACATCCTGCGCAGTGTGTTCGTCCTAGAGGGTCGAGACGCTcaaagcagcattttctacGGCATCTTTGGCTTCGAATG GAAGAATATCAAAGCATCTGCTATCTGCCAGTACGCCTTCTCTGATGTGCAGAAAGCTTTCGAGGGGCCGTACATGGAGGTGCAGGACTCAAAGTGGAGGGAGTACACGGGGAAAGTTCCAGAGCCAAGACCTGGATCT TGTATAACAGATGTGCACAGGTCCCAGGGCATCAACTCATCTCGAGACCTCCCAGACAATGTCCTCACTTTTGCCAGAAGGCACCCACTGATGGCCGGCCAGGTGCACCCAATAGGGGTGCGCCCACTCATGTTTAAGAGAAGTGTCAACTATGTCAAGATAGTCGTGCACAAGGAGACGGCGCTGGACGGAAACATTTATACTGTTCTGTTTTTGGGAACTG ATGACGGGTGGCTGCACAGAGCTGTAGACATTGATGGAGAAATGCACATCATAGAAGAGTTACAGCTGTTTGAAAAACCCCAGCCCATAGAGAGCATGGTCATATCCTCCGCTCtg cgGAGTATCTATGTCGGCTACCACTCTGGAGTGGTGCAGGTACCGATGTCTGCCTGCCAGAGGTACACTTCTTGCTACGACTGCGTATTCGCCAGAGATCCGTTCTGTGGCTGGGACGGGAGAGCGTGTGTGGAAATATCTTCACGTGCACCGAG GTCAAACCTTACCCAGGATATCCTGAAGGGAATCAGGGCGGCAAGAGAATTCAGGAAAG TGGTTCATCGGCGGCGTTCTGTGATGTCTGGTGATGACGTGCTACTTCAATGCGAGCTGCGCTCCAACCTGGCAACTCCACGCTGGACGCTAAACGGCAAAGAACTCCAAGGATACGGCCTCAATTCGGGCTACCGCATCGGCACAGATGGCCTCCTCATAATCGGAGCTCGTGCCCAGCAGAGCGGGTCTTATCGCTGCTTTGCCATGGAGAACTCCGTCTCAGTCCTGGTTTATCTTTACACAGTCAGGGTGCACACGGACGCGTACTTCCCCGTGGAGACCACAGCCACAACTAACCCCACGACAGTTTTCAGCCCGACTGTTTTACCCACCAGCAGCCCCACTGAACAGCCTTTGCCCTCACCACCTGCCCCACTGCCTCCGGGAGCTGAGTTCCAGACCTACAGACACATGGAGGCCGTGTACATTTCCCTGGTGGCGGTTCTCGGAGGGCTTTGCTTGGTGTTGACTGTGGTGCTGCTTTATGTGAGCTTCTGCACCAGACGGGTCTCTCAGAACCGAAAGTTCTCCCAGCAGGGGCTGCAGGTCCTGGGTGGCTCTGAGAGAAAAAGGAGCTCCCATCTCGAACTTAGAACCATCTCCAGCCACTGCAATGGCCGCCAGGGTCGTCGCTCCATCTCAATGACAACTTTTGGGGACATCGGTGATGGATTCCTCCAGATAGTTCCAGGTGAGGGCCAGTTCTCTCCATGCAAAACACCTCCTCCAGCCCCTCCTCTACCTATGCCACCTCCTCTGCCCAACACGGACTACACCAACGGGCTGTCTGCCACTCTGCCCAGCGTGCTGAGGAAGATGAATGGGAACAGCTACGTGCTGCTGAGGCAGGCCGACCACGAGGGCATGTCGCCGCTCTACCACTCCTTCACAGAAGAGCTCAACAGGATCCTGGAGCAGcggaaacacacacagctggaccTGCAGCCTGATGAGAGCTCCATCTAG
- the mrpl43 gene encoding large ribosomal subunit protein mL43, whose translation MTARGTPSRFLQSVLQNGLGRYVCQLKRVSIIFSKNAQSSLGVREFIEEGVVDYAKKNPATVVYVSPQSCRIPKIVAEYLNGNVREEIVTSKTSPQISELLTKLTNQSGLDIIRIRKPFHTNNPSIQGQWHPFTNRPPSIGPIRPQKQDAE comes from the exons ATGACAGCCAGAGGGACACCGAGTCGCTTCCTTCAGAGCGTCCTGCAGAACGGTCTCGGTCGGTACGTCTGCCAGCTCAAACGCGTCTCCATCATCTTCTCCAAAAATGCACAGAGCTCATTGGGAGTCAG ggagtTCATTGAAGAGGGAGTGGTGGATTATGCCAAGAAGAACCCTGCAACTGTCGTGTACGTGTCTCCTCAGTCATGCAGGATACCCAAAATAGTTGCAGAATACT TAAACGGTAACGTGAGGGAAGAAATCGTCACCAGCAAAACGTCTCCGCAGATATCTGAGCTTTTGACCAAGCTGACTAATCAGTCGGGCCTGGACATCATACGCATCCGCAAGCCCTTCCACACAAACAACCCCAGTATCCAGGGCCAGTGGCACCCGTTCACCAACCGGCCCCCGTCCATCGGCCCCATCAGACCACAGAAACAGGACGCTGAATAA